One stretch of Anopheles cruzii unplaced genomic scaffold, idAnoCruzAS_RS32_06 scaffold00825_ctg1, whole genome shotgun sequence DNA includes these proteins:
- the LOC128276266 gene encoding microfibril-associated glycoprotein 4-like yields the protein MGPLAWTVFLCIASSARSGDAIFDETDSATPCSASFSGYALEMLMVKLDHMQQSVLQLQIELAKHREEAAQSQNNSDKSLVDIKRIVQNNLDSMHRWEDDVGRNLSRLQERSWQILTQILTNVTMKTNPLSYAPYRSCSDIRNAQSGVYIIQANDESNPFIAYCQRDMMGKGIWLVIQHRFDGSLNFYRNWTEYRNGFGDIEKEFWIGLERMHQLTMGRPHELMVELRDFKGNYKFALYAAFEIGSEAEQYNLKTLGAYNGTAGDSLSYHKNMKFSTYDRNNDLNNGNCAKSFESAWWYRSCYHSNLNGLYKNIVDDRSMNWYDFSNSLEGLSFSRMMIRPK from the coding sequence ATGGGGCCTCTAGCATGGACAGTGTTCTTGTGCATCGCCAGCAGTGCTAGATCGGGTGACGCAattttcgacgaaactgaTTCTGCTACACCATGTTCTGCTAGCTTTTCTGGATATGCTCTCGAGATGCTCATGGTAAAGCTGGACCACATGCAGCAAAGTGTTCTGCAACTACAGATCGAATTggccaagcaccgggaagaGGCTGCGCAAAGCCAAAATAACAGCGATAAGAGCCTGGTCGATATTAAGAGGATCGTGCAGAACAATCTCGATTCGATGCATCGATGGGAGGATGATGTTGGACGCAACTTAAGTCGCCTACAGGAACGATCATGGCAGATCTTGACGCAAATACTTACGAATGTCACAATGAAGACCAATCCTCTTTCATATGCACCCTATCGCTCGTGCAGTGACATTCGGAATGCACAGTCTGGAGTATATATTATCCAGGCGAACGATGAAAGCAACCCTTTTATTGCGTACTGTCAGAGGGATATGATGGGTAAAGGCATctggttggtgatacagcACCGATTCGACGGATCGCTAAACTTCTATCGCAACTGGACCGAGTATCGAAATGGTTTTGGTGACATTGAGAAGGAGTTCTGGATCGGACTGGAACGAATGCATCAGCTGACAATGGGGCGACCCCATGAactgatggttgagctgagagactttaaggggaattataaatttgcacTCTACGCAGCATTCGAGATCGGCAGTGAAGCCGAACAATACAATCTGAAAACCCTTGGAGCGTACAACGGAACTGCAGGGGATTCTCTGTCATATcacaagaatatgaaattctcGACGTACGATCGTAATAATGACTTGAACAACGGAAATTGTGCTAAATCATTTGAGAGTGCCTGGTGGTACAGAAGCTGCTATCATTCCAATTTGAACGGGCTATACAAGAATATAGTAGATGATAGATCGATGAACTGGTACGACTTCAGCAATTCCTTAGAAGGACTGAgcttttcaagaatgatgatcCGACCAAAATAA